One stretch of Arachis hypogaea cultivar Tifrunner chromosome 20, arahy.Tifrunner.gnm2.J5K5, whole genome shotgun sequence DNA includes these proteins:
- the LOC112784027 gene encoding uncharacterized protein yields MAPFSNFISCIFLTTLLLSLEIINARESQFFSKVTPVKETEQLPNKEFPLINNNNNNPQQEQPSFVPETTENSYGLYGHETFEHHPPTTTTNYKPYNTEFEDTSRYTNNYDNNHEFSNNNDQNEEFINNNNNYYNKDSYGNYQNELSDTKYTEEGYNSMDNHNNYNNHMFSYNNNAGSNGNNNNRYNPERQGMSDTRFLEGGKYYYDLESEKYNTNNHGEAYRGVMNNHNNNNNDNFNNYNSYNNQGGNAYHGNYNSNQNNNQEFFEDEIDDTQP; encoded by the coding sequence ATGGCTCCATTCTCAAACTTCATTTCCTGCATTTTCTTAACAACCCTTTTGTTGTCTCTTGAAATAATCAATGCTAGAGAGAGCCAATTCTTCAGCAAAGTCACCCCTGTCAAAGAAACTGAACAACTTCCAAACAAAGAGTTTCCTttgatcaacaacaacaacaacaatcctcAGCAAGAACAACCATCTTTTGTTCCTGAGACTACTGAGAACAGCTATGGCCTTTATGGCCATGAAACTTTTGAGCATCACcctcccaccaccaccacaaattACAAGCCATACAACACTGAGTTTGAGGACACAAGCAGGTACACCAACAACTATGACAACAACCATGAATTCTCCAACAACAATGACCAAAATGAAGaattcatcaacaacaacaataactacTACAACAAAGATTCTTATGGCAATTACCAGAATGAGTTGAGTGACACAAAGTACACAGAAGAAGGATACAACTCCATGGACAACCATAACAACTACAACAACCACATGTTTTCCTACAACAACAATGCTGGAAGCAatggcaacaacaacaacaggtaCAATCCTGAGAGGCAAGGCATGAGTGATACAAGGTTTTTGGAGGGTGGAAAATACTATTATGACCTTGAGTCTGAGAAGTACAACACCAATAACCATGGTGAAGCATACAGAGGAGTAATGaacaaccacaacaacaacaacaatgacaacttCAACAATTACAATAGTTACAACAACCAAGGAGGCAATGCCTACCATGGAAACTACAACTCAAACCAGAACAACAACCAGGAGTTCTTTGAAGATGAGATAGATGACACTCAGCCATGA